TAGCCCAGTCACTGATTTGATTATATTGAAAGATGAGTGGaaaaaattcattttatgttggtaaaaatgtccatttttgttttctctgaagaGTAATGATGGCACATTTAGTGTGAAGATTGTAATAATTTAGTGTGAATGATTGTAATGgtgaaaataaatttactaTCAGCAGCACATCCTGTCAGCATTTATTTCTTAGATAAGTACATCATAGATAATTAAGACTTTTTTCCCCAATAAAAGTTCAATCAGGTTCATAAGCTGCACAATTCCAGCTTGTTTTCAGAAACTTATTTGATTCATATCTCTTCAGCGGTTTGTTGTTCAGCAGCATAGTTCATGATAGGGAACTAACGCCATACTAGGTGATACAGGGTGTTGATAGCATCAGTGTTGGAATATAACTCAAGTGGAACTGTGTGCTTGTATTTTGTGCATCTATGCAACCAGATGCTTGGATCTGTTTGCATTCTAACAAAGCTGGGGGgggtttttttggtgtttttttttcttcacccaGAGCAACCCTCTGCAACTGCCCCTGAAGAAGTGTGCCGTTGTGGGCAACGGTGGCATCCTGAGGCACAGCAAGTGTGGACGGGACATTGACCAGGCCGACTTTATCATGCGGTGAGAGACGAAGGCCCCTGGGGTCTGTGAATCGTGTCGCTCCAACAGTGAATGGGCCGTGCCCCAAGAGTGCAGCCAAATTCCATCTTCAATAATGAGAGCTGGTGTTAACTGTAGCCAAGGGGCGAAGGCACAGAAAAATGGGCTGAAGTGAGGTTGCCAGAGAACAAAATGTCAAGAGTGAACAGCAAAATATGAACAGAGGGAGGAAGAAAGGATGAGTGGTTATGATGCACAAAACCATATGGTCCAAAATTCTTTAATTTAAGAAGACTGGATaactgtttacaaaaaaaggtaaaatctaatTTGAAGATGCAGTTAGTTtccatgtaaaaataaaaaaaaaaccttgtaaCCTATTAAATAAACCTGACTGACAGGTCAAACTTGCCGAGGCCATTaaattaaacaggaaacaaaatacACCAACATTTTCCCAGACTTCGTTCAACACTATGCACGTTGCTTTGAAGCTGGTTATTCTAATAAATTCCTTCATTCTCTCCTTCCCAGCAGTGATGACTAAAACTGTTTGCAGATGCACGTaacaaacttcctgtttttttttatatatgcaCAAGTTCTCTCAACAGGAATGGTTAATTTCAGCTTATGAACATGCTTTTCGGCTTGTCTTGCACTCTTGTGCCGCAGAAATACACTCTTACAACAATACCTTACCACTCACGtctattattttgctaacatgctCTCTGTTTACTTTGCATGTGGTCAgtttttttatacacacaccCGCACAGCTCTCAGAATAATTTTAGAGCAACAACTTTAGTAAAAACATAAAGTGTTGCTCACATTATCTTATAGTTATGTGCAATTGTTGTATTGTTCACATttgttaaaacacatttttaagctGACCTGTAAAAGTTGCTTGTACAttatgaactgttttttttttttttttttcaaaaggaaGAAATGCATCAAATGCAGTTCTGCCTAAAGCTCCCAGCTTTAAAGCAGTTACATttcagagaagctgctgctctgAGCCTTCTGTTTGCCATTGTATACCAGTTTGTATACATATTAAATGCACTACCTTTTTCCTTTAGTAGTATCCCTTATTTGCTTAAGAAGCCTTTGGTCTGACTTAAAGAGTTTCTTGTTTTATACTGGTTGTGTTGTTGCATAAAGCTCCACAAGTGAttgcaacaaaagaaaaaaataagatactGTCTGCCCTCAGGTACATTCTGCGTGCTTCACTCTCAAATACAGCAATAATGGAAAAACTCTTTCAAGTAAAGCTTTCCAGACTTCCTGTATCATCTCTGTGCCCTCTATACTTAATGCTCCACACTGTATTGCACTGAGGTGGCGGGAAGAGGTGGTGTGGTTGACCACGATTGCTACCACTGACTCACTTGTGAGACTGATTTTTGCTCACtctataattttgttttttatagcaCATCTAAGTGTCCTGTTTTGGATGAAGCATTCCCAAAAAAATCTACCCTTGAGTGCTCATACTGAACCCTACGTCTTCAACTGCACTGATGGAGAAATGTTAGTGCTCTGAATATAAGAAAACCTAAACGACCTGAAGAACTTGATTGATTTCCTCTGAATGGTTGCTTGTTGATGTTTAGGTCTCTTGTTGACATTTACAGTAAGTTCCATCTTTCACCCAATAAGCCTGATCAGGTGCTGTGAACAGGCACCTTTATTGGTTAAGGCACTGCCGCCATTAAAGGGCTAGTTTGGTCATTTTCGAAGTGATGTCAAATAATTATCACTAGTGATGACAAGTGATGACAAGAGTCATGACAAGAGTCATAGAGCACACAGTAAAAAggaaagggcagaagtcttcctccagatTATGCAAATGGATAATCGCTAGCCAATCCGAGGCACCTTTTGTACTACAGCTGTGAAGAACAGTGCATTacctaatattaaacctctgcttttgcatgacattgtttaatttgctgctgttttctcaaccaaacaacaaccAAATGTCTGACCCCTGCATCATATTGTGCaaaatttatgaatattttcatACCTTAAGGACCCAATGGGATGAGTTTACGAGCCCTGATGGCCCAGGGGCCACCAGTTAATAATCACTGactttttttacataaagttcCATGTATAATCAAATCTCCCTTGTAATGTTTCTTTCATTATTGTTTCATTAGCTTCATATAAATCAGTTTGTGAACATCGTGCATTTTTCTTGTCTTAGATGTAACCTTCCACCGCTCACAAAGGAATACGTGGACGACGTGGGAACGAAAACACATCTGGTCACTGCCAACCCCAGCATCATAGAAAAGAGGTAATGACCTTTAAATCTGATTAGCATACGCActgaaaaaaaccaacattCTCATCTAGCACTtgaacagaaacactgacagtGTGCAGACAGTGTAAGTGGAATCAGTGCTCACAGTTTCCAGAGGTTTAGAAATGGATCGGGAAAGATGCATTAGACCAGAATAAAACAACCACAAGGAATCCATAAGGcagaaaaaagtatttaagACTGAAGCTATGAAAACACATTGCAATAGCAGGCCTTGGTTAGCATTTGTTGTACCAGTGTAAACATGTAAAGTTCAGTCTTTAGTTTTGAGGTTAAACTTTACTCTGAAACCCTCTTTTCTGTGGGCAGATAATGTAACTGTTGCTCTCCCCAGTAAGCAGTCACATTACAGGAAATGACAGCTACTGTGACTGTTGTCCTTTACAGTAAGCAGTCAAATGACAGGAAGTCTATTTGTCAAACTGAGAGACAATGGAAGTGAAAGTGAAAGCAAACAGCTCCACAGATGAGGCTAAAAGACCAGTTTTAGGACATTTGACTAAAATTGATTGTGCATCACATTGTTTTAAAGTAACACTCACCTTTTTTTCTATctgtatgtgttttttctttgcagataCCAGAACCTTCTGTGGTCCAGAAAAGGTTTTGTGGACAGTATGAAGGTCTACGGCTCCAGCTACATCTACATGCCGGCGTTTTCCATGAAGCCTGGTACTGATCCGTCACTGCGAGCCTATTACGCGTTGTCGGACTCCTCGTCCAACCTCACCATGCTCTTCGCGAACCCTGAATTCCTGCGCACGGTGGGCAAGTTCTGGAAAGCCCACGGCATTCACGCGAAGCGCCTCTCCACGGGGCTGTTTCTGGTCAGCCTAGCCCTGGGGCTGTGCGACGAAGTGACCACCTACGGCTTCTGGCCATTCTCCGTTGGCCTGGACCAGCAGCCCATCAGTCATCATTACTACGACAACATCCTGCCCTATAAATGGTTCCACGCCATGCCTGAGGAGTTTGTCCAGCTCTGGCAGCTGCACAAAAGCGGCACTCTCCGCATGAGGGTGGGGCGCTGTCCCGCCCAGAGCGGAGGAAGTTAGAGTGCCCCGAGGATTGATGTGATAAAGGTTCAATGATGTCTTTTGTTACAAGATGGCAGATGAAGAAAATTAGATTGCGAGCCATCAGCAGTTGCTTGTTTGAGATAAATGAGAGCAGCATGCGTTTTATCTGAGGATTCCCTGCTCTGTACCTCTGTTGATTCAATATCCTGCTGTTCTCTAAActattttctgattttcatAAGAATGTCGTCCTCAGaacacacagtgacacacacatGGAAAGTATGCATACATTCCCAAAACTTTGCCATGCGTCTGCACTTGTTCATGAAatagtgtgtgtgcatgtatgtgcttttttttattggaagCATCAGCTGTGAAAAGTGTGggggatattttttttttgtacgaCTGACATACAGTACGTGGCAGCGGGACCCAACCCCCATCTTGGATTTTGTTCAAAAGAGACAGAAGGAGTGAAGGACCCAAGGAggaacattaaaacaaactgaaagactGCTGAACTGTGAGGAGAAGGGAGAGATTATAGTGTCCTGGTGCGTAGTGGCTTGAATAGGAGTTAAATGGAATTAAatgaagggaggaaaaaaactggCAGGggtgtgatttttcttttcttttttttttttttcatttgtgattGATTGTCATGCTCTGTGGTGCCAAATAGAGCTTTAGTTCGTAGCAGGAGCTATTAGAAACTGAATCTTAACAACTTTATCCCCTAGAATGTGTAGCCAAGTTGCATTCTAACCCTTTATTGAAAAGGGAAAACTACACTCTGATGTTgtataagttgttttttttattgccaaatGTGATGTTTCAGGTTTATTGtgaattctgttttgttgttgttcatcaaGGGACGAAACGTTATTGGTATATACATGTAAATACtccaaaagaaaagacaaaaaaaagtcacacatatctcagatttttttttctcatttctaaCTGACTCAGACACCAGCAGGCACTCTAGTTAATATCACAGCAACGTCTTCAGAGAGCCTGCTGGAAGTCGTCTTTTAGTAACTGTACTATACTTGTCAAGTGCCAAACCAAGGGAACAGTGGAGTCTTTGATACGGTCCTGCACAGTGCTTGTGCTTCTTTTGCTCTGAAATGAGGACAGAGTAATATAAAGACGAGGAAGTAACAGACAAAGGGGACTCCGTGTCACAAAGTGGCATTTCACTCAgtgctgggatttttttttttttcattaaatgtagAACACCTTATTGGGTAAAtagtgatgtttttgtttgcttcattaTTTGCACATGGGAAAAAAATCTCCCTCATGTAAAAGCCAACGCAACACTGATGGGGTTTTCTTTCGTACTTACAAGTGTTGTAGTGATTTATGGGAAGGATTTATGTTCTTAAAACTGTTGCTTAAGTGAGAGAAATGTTATTGTGCCGTACTGTTGATGGTGCACGAAATGCACCCCGATCCTCAGACTAGGTTAGTGCTTTATGTTCTTATCCACTCTGTTTTGTAAAGCTGAATAAGGTCCAGTGCCTTTGTTTTTGCATAAGTTGAAGGAGAGTTTTGTCTGCTTCCCAACAATGTGGTGGATGTGATTTAATGCTTTTGTCACCAGCAGCTTTGTATACAAATCTTAGCTGCTTGGAACAAACGCACTGCTATCTGCTCTGTGTATTTCTATTCTGACGTTGTCCTGAGTATACAGAGTTTGTTCTCTACATGTTTGAGACTGAGGCCTTGTCTATGTGGGACCtgtgtttttccaaaacaatcttttcatttgttgttcttCTCTTCTCTCGTAAACGTGGCGGTTTCTAGAATTGTCTTCATCCACATGAAAATGATCTAAAACGCTGTAgaaactatgccaggcctgtgcCTGCAAAGGCTGAAAATATgaagtctggaaaaaaaaagtaaattataaaaacagtaaatgtgcaGAAAACTCTTAATAGGTACAGTTTGACTTTTGGGgtgaaaactaatttaatgaTATTTCAGTCACAAGATACAAGCCTTCTTCATAGTCTGGATCAAGAGTTCACTCactgtctgttttttctgtttcatacaCAGCATCGCATTCAGACCGTCTACTTCTCATACAGTCTTGTTAGATTTAGTTCACAGCCTATCATTTACTAACTTGCATCCCATTTTACTGCTCGGATTTGGGGGGTTTTTCTAAAACCAGAAACAGCAGCTCATTGTTGTGATcaatcatgcaaaaaaaaaaaaaaaaagtttccaaaacTGTTGTTTTGCACACGTATTCAAAATGTGCTGTTTCCTAAATGTCTAAGACAACCTCAAGCAAActgtgttcttttattttatcttcattttgAGTTGGGAGTATCTTCTTAAACCTCACGGATAATAAAACTGACATGCATAAAcaaatttgtataaaaatatgtCTTTTATTGAGCTGAATGGAGCTCATGAAAGTCACCCTGATGTCATTTcattacaatgtttttatttgcactttctTTTCTCGACTGACCAGTATTGTGAATGAATGATCTGTGACtatttaaactgtttgtaagcatgaaaatgtttaaatgcagatgtgctttttgtgtttcGCTTTGGTTTTTAATCCGTTCAGAACATACTGTCAGTGCCCAGAGCAAGTGAACAGAACATCTTGCGAAGCTGAAATGTCTTGTGGGAGCTGAAGTGAATTTGTAAATATTGATCTGTTGGTGAAACGACTTACTGTaatagttttagatttttgttcaaaattgtAAAAGTCTACATCAAGGAGCTCAAATCCAAATAAACTGCAGGTACTGTTGCTGCAAACGTGGTTTACGCTCATAATCTGTGTGATTTCttatgtaatatttatttaggaTTGTGATTAGGAtccctggtttttgttttctcattctTTATTGATGCAGTTTAaaagaacacaacaacacaGTGTCTTCACCAGTTTCAATAAGAACAGCATGTCATCGGCATACAGtcaaagacaaaatgtaaaataattaacaTTGACAAGGCAGatgttttaggcttttaaacACTCCCATCAGTAGTcaataatttatttcacatAAACAGACACCATGTTTGCTCCAGATCTACGTAGAATGCAAAAGATTTAGGCGTccaactctgtttttttaaatgtttgtaaaagatCAGCCACAATACAAGATGGAATAGATTGGAATCCACTAAACTACACATTATTTTGGTTGtgaccaaaaatatttattat
The DNA window shown above is from Kryptolebias marmoratus isolate JLee-2015 linkage group LG18, ASM164957v2, whole genome shotgun sequence and carries:
- the st8sia1 gene encoding alpha-N-acetylneuraminide alpha-2,8-sialyltransferase; translation: MREPNHRITDRPAITQPLCSSGAEPAASCPRRVRTHGTEGKMLARCYRVKLSVWAALCVLVLCWFYAFPPYRLPSDKQIVQEVLRQGGLWHKNQTSIDLYRKLLTGCCDPKRMFAVTKENSPMGKVLWYDGEFYHWHTVNNETHSLFVQSNPLQLPLKKCAVVGNGGILRHSKCGRDIDQADFIMRCNLPPLTKEYVDDVGTKTHLVTANPSIIEKRYQNLLWSRKGFVDSMKVYGSSYIYMPAFSMKPGTDPSLRAYYALSDSSSNLTMLFANPEFLRTVGKFWKAHGIHAKRLSTGLFLVSLALGLCDEVTTYGFWPFSVGLDQQPISHHYYDNILPYKWFHAMPEEFVQLWQLHKSGTLRMRVGRCPAQSGGS